The following coding sequences are from one Methanosarcina sp. WWM596 window:
- a CDS encoding ABC transporter permease: protein MFTYSQITNNFCTETIPPGNIIAVYQADHTYGDLNAVYVRGAELDLDPENYDRMISYEDIPQIASMDGVENVVLYDPSYLDPIIYTGAGEGRLLDKLNLIAVLEPIAQDYLNQTVIPYGAEYLEEGRLPRDGAHEITISKKLLKKHFAYTDEMLTRAIGSRVNYENETYTIVGINKYDICYISFDAKRNYGLYQYEAGTFNEFVTRNLDYKKTNDYFHPEYANEIFIFTANGSEKSVLDKLFQEYPAENYISSEYVSVWKKTFNGSVLRKIIVIDSIGVAWLGVLFVLLNKKPVSKV, encoded by the coding sequence CTGTTCACATATTCTCAGATTACCAATAATTTTTGTACGGAAACCATACCTCCGGGCAATATTATTGCTGTCTATCAGGCAGACCACACATATGGGGACCTTAATGCAGTTTATGTAAGAGGAGCCGAATTGGATCTTGATCCTGAGAACTATGACCGGATGATAAGCTACGAAGACATTCCTCAGATTGCTTCAATGGACGGGGTTGAAAACGTAGTTCTTTACGATCCCAGTTATTTGGATCCCATTATTTATACAGGTGCAGGAGAAGGTAGATTACTGGATAAATTGAATCTCATTGCAGTGCTTGAACCTATAGCACAGGATTACCTTAATCAGACTGTTATCCCTTACGGGGCAGAATATCTGGAAGAAGGCAGGCTTCCCCGGGACGGCGCCCATGAAATTACAATTTCAAAGAAATTGCTGAAAAAACACTTTGCATATACCGATGAAATGCTGACCCGGGCAATCGGCAGCAGGGTTAACTATGAAAATGAAACCTATACCATCGTGGGCATAAACAAATATGATATCTGTTACATCTCCTTTGACGCAAAAAGAAACTATGGACTCTATCAATATGAAGCGGGTACTTTTAATGAATTTGTAACAAGAAATCTCGACTATAAGAAAACGAATGATTATTTTCATCCGGAATATGCAAATGAAATCTTTATCTTTACAGCGAACGGCTCGGAAAAATCGGTACTGGACAAGCTCTTTCAAGAATATCCTGCTGAAAATTACATTTCCAGCGAATATGTTTCTGTATGGAAAAAGACATTTAACGGAAGTGTTCTGCGAAAAATAATCGTCATCGATAGTATTGGTGTTGCCTGGCTGGGCGTTCTCTTTGTACTCTTAAACAAAAAACCTGTTTCAAAAGTATAA
- a CDS encoding zinc ribbon domain-containing protein produces MPLWERIMNLWERIMKCDCGNVIDRDRNSAINIMKRFLSQSALLTGYQRFSDNLRQTGL; encoded by the coding sequence ATGCCTCTTTGGGAAAGAATTATGAATCTTTGGGAAAGAATTATGAAATGTGATTGCGGAAACGTTATTGATAGAGATAGAAATAGTGCTATCAACATCATGAAGCGATTCTTATCACAAAGTGCTTTGTTGACAGGCTATCAGAGATTTTCTGATAATCTTCGACAAACAGGATTATAG
- a CDS encoding PAS domain-containing hybrid sensor histidine kinase/response regulator, which yields MENISKSPFIKRSNELMVILGLGFIFTLAASNYNLFESVVLFVENYSRDDMGLLLILSVYTSFGLGIFSLRRWMELESTITLYREAEGGLREKNMMYRALFEQSNDAVIISDGKKVLDINIKGCEIFGFGQKRPLNASLMSFIPSEYLPELQQALRETFKQDSSHFEMRYQKLEGEIIDIEVNLFLTDRKNNIIQIVAQDITSMKNAERWEQDNRERLKTVLDNTLCGILLIEASSRKIVDANPVALKTTGYSEKELIGMVCSQLICQAGEERDTALSLNQTGDLSESLLLKARGDPIPILRNVVPVSIGGKGYFIESFIDLSERIKAEEELLQAKFAAEGANRAMSEFLATMSHELRTPLTSIIGFSDLMLGGTTGEFDELNRKFLGNISNSGKHLLSLINSILDLSKIEAGKMDLELDFFSLYDVFADTRNISSPLALKKNISMNFNVESGFFIYADRTRFKQIMYNLVSNAIKFTPEGGSVEVVGARSENGIRVTVSDTGIGISKDEIKHLFKPFKQIDSTLSRKYEGTGLGLVLSKKFVEMHGGSIWVKSEPGKGSTFTFEVPVEILKAGENMKIPETEGQVENTREHNFPDIFESEGSDGSEPLVVVVEDDKLSGELLIFTLKEAGYRVAQAASGKQALFLARKLKPFAITLELMLPEMNRWEVLKNLKTDSQTAGIPVLVFPIDDRSECNMLWGAFDYLVKPVEKSILLSTLDRLNEKLKKESPKILIANDQEAVELMVSLIKEEDYIISQAYGGREAIEKASNEHPDAIILDLMMPEVSGFEVIRTLKKNPETVDIPIILCTAKDLNTQETKMLNSNVSFVMQKEDLNEQTLLQLIRSLESREESCGTCIFSAPQEDHSFCESEE from the coding sequence ATGGAAAATATTTCAAAGTCGCCGTTCATAAAAAGGTCTAACGAACTCATGGTTATTCTGGGCCTGGGTTTTATATTTACACTGGCAGCTTCTAACTATAATCTTTTTGAATCTGTTGTATTGTTTGTTGAAAATTATAGTCGTGATGATATGGGGCTCCTGCTCATTCTTTCGGTGTATACCTCTTTTGGATTGGGAATATTTTCTCTCAGAAGATGGATGGAACTTGAAAGTACCATCACACTTTACAGGGAAGCAGAAGGCGGCCTCAGGGAAAAAAATATGATGTACAGGGCTTTGTTTGAACAGTCCAATGATGCTGTTATTATTTCGGATGGAAAAAAAGTTCTGGACATCAATATAAAAGGTTGTGAAATTTTCGGTTTCGGGCAGAAGCGCCCACTTAATGCTTCTCTGATGTCCTTTATTCCTTCCGAGTACCTTCCTGAGCTTCAACAGGCACTTAGGGAAACCTTCAAGCAGGATTCTTCTCATTTTGAAATGAGGTACCAGAAACTTGAAGGGGAAATTATTGATATCGAAGTTAACCTGTTCCTTACCGACAGAAAAAATAATATTATTCAGATTGTAGCCCAGGATATTACCAGCATGAAAAATGCAGAACGGTGGGAGCAGGATAATCGGGAAAGGCTCAAAACCGTCCTTGACAATACACTTTGTGGTATCCTGCTGATCGAAGCTTCCTCCAGAAAAATCGTGGATGCGAATCCTGTTGCACTGAAAACTACGGGTTATTCCGAAAAGGAACTCATAGGAATGGTCTGCAGCCAGTTAATCTGCCAGGCCGGAGAAGAAAGAGATACTGCCCTTTCGCTGAACCAGACTGGAGACCTCTCTGAGAGTTTACTTTTAAAAGCCAGAGGAGATCCTATACCAATCCTCAGAAATGTTGTGCCTGTTTCAATAGGAGGAAAAGGTTATTTTATTGAAAGTTTCATTGACCTCTCTGAACGTATAAAGGCTGAAGAAGAACTTTTGCAGGCAAAATTTGCAGCCGAAGGGGCAAACCGCGCAATGAGTGAATTCCTTGCGACCATGAGCCATGAATTACGTACTCCCCTTACTTCCATAATCGGTTTTTCGGACCTCATGCTTGGTGGGACAACAGGTGAGTTTGACGAACTTAATAGAAAGTTTCTTGGAAATATCTCAAACAGTGGAAAACATCTTCTCTCGCTCATAAACAGTATCCTGGACCTTTCTAAGATAGAAGCTGGGAAAATGGATCTTGAGCTTGACTTTTTCTCCCTTTATGATGTTTTTGCCGATACCAGGAATATAAGCTCCCCTCTCGCCCTGAAGAAAAATATTTCAATGAATTTCAATGTGGAATCAGGTTTCTTTATCTATGCGGATAGGACTCGCTTCAAGCAGATTATGTACAATCTTGTAAGCAATGCAATAAAGTTCACTCCTGAAGGCGGCTCAGTTGAAGTCGTGGGGGCTAGATCCGAAAACGGGATCCGGGTTACTGTATCCGATACAGGCATAGGGATTTCGAAAGATGAGATCAAACATCTTTTCAAGCCCTTCAAACAGATTGATTCTACCCTTAGCCGTAAATACGAAGGTACCGGACTTGGTCTTGTTCTATCCAAAAAATTCGTAGAGATGCACGGGGGCAGTATATGGGTTAAGAGCGAACCCGGGAAGGGGTCAACCTTTACTTTTGAAGTGCCTGTAGAAATCCTGAAAGCCGGGGAAAATATGAAAATACCTGAAACCGAAGGTCAGGTTGAAAACACCAGAGAACATAATTTCCCTGATATTTTTGAGTCTGAAGGGTCAGACGGTTCCGAACCGCTTGTGGTGGTTGTTGAAGACGATAAGTTGTCCGGGGAACTTCTCATATTTACGTTAAAGGAAGCCGGCTACAGGGTAGCCCAGGCTGCCAGTGGGAAGCAGGCTCTATTCCTTGCCCGGAAGCTAAAACCTTTTGCAATCACTCTGGAACTCATGCTGCCTGAAATGAATAGGTGGGAAGTGCTTAAAAACCTGAAAACAGACAGCCAGACTGCCGGAATTCCCGTACTTGTCTTCCCAATAGATGACCGGAGTGAATGTAATATGCTCTGGGGTGCATTTGACTATCTTGTCAAGCCGGTTGAAAAGTCAATCCTGCTTTCAACTCTGGATCGGTTAAATGAGAAACTGAAAAAAGAGTCGCCAAAAATTCTGATCGCGAATGACCAGGAGGCTGTTGAACTTATGGTTTCCCTGATTAAAGAGGAAGATTACATTATCAGCCAAGCATATGGAGGAAGGGAGGCAATTGAAAAGGCATCAAACGAACATCCGGATGCTATTATTCTGGATCTGATGATGCCTGAAGTGTCGGGTTTTGAGGTTATAAGGACTCTCAAGAAAAACCCTGAGACTGTGGACATCCCGATAATCTTATGCACCGCAAAAGACCTGAACACGCAGGAAACGAAGATGTTAAACAGCAACGTTTCGTTTGTCATGCAAAAAGAGGATTTAAATGAACAAACGCTTTTGCAGTTAATCAGGAGCCTTGAATCGAGGGAAGAGAGTTGTGGGACATGTATCTTTTCGGCGCCTCAGGAAGACCATAGTTTCTGCGAATCTGAAGAATGA
- a CDS encoding ABC transporter ATP-binding protein, protein MQNILSVKSLTKKFDDFTAVKDISFDVETGSIFAFLGPNGAGKSTTIKMLTTVLKPTSGEISINGFNVLKEQDKARASFGIVFQDHSLDEELTAYENMVYHAVVYKVPKKERAERIQKALDIVGLWNRREDYVKKYSGGMKRRLEIARALVHYPKILFLDEPTVGLDPQTRNSIWTHIKNLNEERKMTIFLTTHYMEEAEAIADQIAIIDHGNIIESGTVEEILRKTETESLEEAFLKLTGRDIRDENNETANKMRTIRGMGRRNRH, encoded by the coding sequence ATGCAAAACATACTCTCAGTCAAATCTCTTACAAAGAAATTCGATGATTTTACGGCTGTAAAAGACATCAGTTTTGATGTAGAAACAGGTTCGATCTTTGCTTTTCTTGGTCCAAACGGTGCAGGCAAGTCAACAACTATTAAAATGCTCACAACAGTCCTGAAGCCCACATCAGGGGAAATAAGCATCAATGGGTTCAATGTGCTGAAAGAACAGGATAAGGCTCGTGCATCTTTCGGGATAGTCTTTCAGGACCACAGCCTTGATGAAGAGCTTACAGCTTACGAAAACATGGTCTATCATGCAGTTGTCTACAAAGTGCCTAAAAAAGAAAGAGCAGAAAGAATCCAGAAAGCCCTGGATATTGTCGGGCTCTGGAACCGGCGGGAAGATTACGTTAAAAAGTATTCAGGTGGAATGAAGCGCAGGCTTGAGATTGCTCGAGCGCTTGTCCATTACCCGAAAATTCTTTTCCTCGATGAGCCCACTGTGGGGCTTGACCCCCAGACCCGAAACTCTATCTGGACCCATATCAAAAACCTGAACGAAGAAAGAAAAATGACAATTTTCCTGACCACACACTATATGGAAGAAGCCGAAGCGATTGCAGACCAGATCGCAATCATTGATCACGGGAATATAATAGAATCCGGCACAGTTGAAGAAATTCTAAGAAAGACAGAAACCGAATCCTTAGAAGAAGCTTTTCTGAAATTGACAGGCAGGGATATCCGGGATGAGAATAATGAAACTGCAAATAAAATGAGAACGATTCGAGGCATGGGAAGGAGGAACCGGCATTGA
- the tnpA gene encoding IS200/IS605 family transposase, with amino-acid sequence MKCKLDCRSHSVYSLHYHFVQCVKYRRKALTNPLVVDFLKTKIHNISETFDVEVLNIECDKDHFHLLFSAKPSLDISKYINTIKTITSREIRKNFPEVKTMLWKDTFWSRSYFIALIGQVTLDILKQYVENQGKYASDEEYKDQPN; translated from the coding sequence ATGAAGTGTAAACTGGATTGTAGGAGCCATTCTGTGTATTCACTCCATTATCATTTCGTTCAGTGTGTGAAATATAGGAGAAAAGCTCTAACGAACCCTTTAGTTGTTGATTTTCTAAAAACTAAAATCCATAACATAAGTGAAACATTCGATGTTGAAGTGCTGAATATAGAGTGTGACAAAGACCATTTTCACTTGTTATTTTCAGCAAAACCTTCGCTTGATATTTCAAAATATATCAACACCATCAAGACAATAACTTCAAGGGAGATTCGTAAAAACTTCCCTGAAGTAAAAACTATGTTATGGAAAGATACGTTCTGGTCAAGATCGTATTTTATCGCATTGATAGGGCAAGTAACCTTAGATATACTGAAGCAATATGTGGAAAACCAGGGCAAATATGCATCTGACGAAGAATATAAAGATCAACCCAACTGA
- a CDS encoding DUF3795 domain-containing protein encodes MQEEEEKELTAYCGLYCADCIHFRNKHSKLAGQLKEELENIDFQSYASVKSPFGSEFQQYNVFFTILEALMNHYCSEGCRTSGGCSAAPCQIIRCCREKGYEGCWECGTFETCEKFEFLKPRCEASIMHNLKEIRENGFEGWSKRRRPIYNWQQV; translated from the coding sequence ATGCAGGAAGAAGAGGAAAAAGAGCTTACAGCTTATTGCGGACTTTACTGCGCTGACTGTATCCATTTTCGGAACAAGCACAGTAAACTTGCGGGGCAGCTGAAAGAGGAGCTTGAGAATATAGACTTTCAGAGCTATGCCAGCGTAAAAAGTCCTTTTGGTTCGGAGTTCCAGCAGTACAATGTGTTTTTTACCATACTTGAAGCCCTTATGAACCACTACTGTTCTGAAGGCTGCAGAACCTCAGGAGGGTGTAGTGCAGCACCCTGCCAGATAATTCGGTGCTGCAGAGAAAAAGGCTACGAGGGGTGCTGGGAATGCGGGACTTTTGAAACCTGTGAGAAGTTCGAATTCTTAAAACCCCGCTGTGAAGCTTCGATAATGCATAACCTAAAAGAAATCAGGGAAAATGGTTTTGAAGGCTGGAGCAAGCGCCGCCGACCTATTTATAACTGGCAGCAGGTATGA
- a CDS encoding carotenoid biosynthesis protein produces the protein MPVLNLYFLIFEILVLVLFLACLQNAWQQGSWVVWQLLSGVLFGLLLEWATIQQLDAYEYGRFLVMLGPVPVVVGVAWGTIIYSVRSFSEKTNLPEWARPVLDGLMALSIDLSMDAIAIRLGMWDWGKGLDYQFFGVPYNNFWAWFWVVFSYSASLRLLSKLPGFGGRWFSPAGAIICGTAGVLITNELITNIPNDLIHYATIAAVLGGALLLILALRPEISVRPQAAIVFLVPLGFHAYFLIAGLVSGAILNPPFLLVVSIVMSIIALGLHRDALNYCYRSNRESKTEKASN, from the coding sequence ATGCCTGTGCTAAATCTATACTTTCTCATCTTCGAGATTCTGGTTTTAGTGCTCTTTCTGGCCTGTCTGCAAAATGCATGGCAGCAGGGCTCCTGGGTGGTCTGGCAACTTCTTTCCGGGGTGCTATTCGGCTTGCTGCTGGAATGGGCTACAATCCAACAGCTCGACGCCTACGAATACGGACGCTTTCTTGTAATGCTTGGGCCTGTCCCTGTGGTCGTTGGGGTGGCCTGGGGAACTATTATCTATAGTGTTCGCTCCTTTTCCGAAAAAACCAACCTTCCGGAATGGGCACGCCCGGTGCTCGACGGCCTGATGGCCTTGAGCATCGACCTTTCCATGGATGCAATAGCAATCCGCCTGGGAATGTGGGATTGGGGAAAAGGTCTTGATTATCAGTTCTTCGGTGTTCCTTACAACAACTTCTGGGCATGGTTCTGGGTTGTGTTCTCATATTCAGCAAGCCTTCGATTGCTATCAAAGCTCCCTGGCTTTGGAGGACGCTGGTTCTCCCCTGCAGGGGCCATAATCTGTGGCACTGCGGGCGTGCTTATTACCAACGAGCTCATTACCAACATTCCCAATGACCTGATACATTACGCCACTATCGCTGCAGTCTTAGGAGGTGCTCTGCTATTGATTTTGGCATTACGCCCGGAAATCTCGGTCCGACCTCAGGCTGCAATTGTCTTTCTTGTGCCTCTCGGATTTCATGCCTATTTCCTGATAGCAGGATTGGTTTCAGGCGCCATCCTGAACCCACCCTTTTTGCTAGTGGTAAGTATAGTTATGAGCATAATAGCACTTGGGCTTCATCGAGATGCTCTAAATTACTGTTATCGGTCTAACAGAGAAAGCAAAACAGAAAAAGCAAGTAATTAA
- a CDS encoding response regulator, translating to MKVLIVDDDPSFLELSKTFLEVFHNIPSDTVDSAREALKMLEKDSYDVIVSDYDMPVMNGLTLLKTIRDNKIDIPFILFTGVGEELMYQAMQNGANSFILKTSDPKTQYSELSKRISQVANSNRAQNS from the coding sequence ATGAAAGTATTGATTGTAGATGACGACCCCTCATTTTTAGAACTATCAAAGACATTTTTAGAAGTTTTCCACAATATACCCTCCGATACTGTGGATTCTGCCAGAGAAGCTCTCAAGATGTTAGAGAAAGACTCCTATGATGTAATAGTTTCGGACTATGATATGCCTGTTATGAATGGTCTCACGCTCCTAAAGACTATCCGTGATAATAAAATCGACATTCCTTTCATTCTATTTACAGGGGTCGGAGAAGAACTTATGTACCAGGCAATGCAAAATGGTGCAAATTCTTTCATTCTGAAAACGAGTGACCCGAAAACTCAGTATTCAGAGTTATCAAAACGAATCTCGCAGGTTGCAAATAGCAACAGGGCACAAAATTCATAA
- the htpX gene encoding zinc metalloprotease HtpX has product MKRKWERDLGLQGRMLFTMFLLAAVYLFFLAFLSYYGTSQIFMVLFIGLFMGIQYFYSDKMVLWTTGAHIVSESEAPQLHDMITRLCAIADLPKPQVAIVQTRVPNAFATGRSPGKAVVAVTTGIMDKLSPAELEAVLAHELSHVKNRDMAVLTIASFISTVAFYIVRYSLYFGNMGGNRRRDGGGIILVWIVSIAVWVISFLLIRALSRYREFAADRGSAIITGQPANLASALMKISGLMDRVPNEDLRKVEGMNAFFIIPAISGSSFMNLFSTHPSVEKRLAQLEKMQKEMN; this is encoded by the coding sequence ATGAAAAGAAAATGGGAACGGGACTTAGGACTTCAGGGGCGGATGCTCTTTACGATGTTTCTTCTGGCAGCAGTTTATCTCTTTTTCCTGGCATTTCTTTCTTACTATGGAACGTCTCAAATTTTCATGGTATTATTTATCGGGCTTTTCATGGGCATTCAGTACTTCTACTCGGATAAAATGGTGCTCTGGACAACAGGAGCACATATTGTCTCTGAAAGTGAAGCACCGCAGCTGCATGATATGATCACCAGGTTATGTGCAATAGCCGACCTCCCGAAACCACAGGTAGCAATTGTCCAGACCCGAGTTCCAAATGCTTTTGCCACAGGCAGGAGCCCAGGTAAAGCTGTTGTTGCAGTCACAACAGGGATTATGGACAAACTCTCTCCAGCCGAACTTGAGGCAGTGCTTGCCCATGAACTGAGCCATGTAAAGAACAGGGACATGGCTGTCCTGACGATTGCCAGTTTTATCTCAACGGTGGCTTTCTACATTGTCCGCTACAGCCTCTACTTCGGAAATATGGGAGGAAATCGACGGCGGGACGGGGGAGGAATTATACTTGTCTGGATTGTTTCAATTGCAGTCTGGGTAATCAGCTTCCTGCTAATCCGTGCCCTTTCCCGCTACAGGGAATTTGCTGCAGACCGGGGGTCGGCAATCATTACCGGGCAGCCTGCAAATCTTGCCTCTGCCCTGATGAAGATAAGCGGGCTCATGGACAGGGTGCCAAACGAGGACCTCAGAAAGGTAGAGGGAATGAATGCCTTCTTCATTATCCCCGCAATCTCAGGTTCTTCGTTTATGAATCTCTTTTCCACTCATCCTTCAGTGGAAAAAAGGCTAGCTCAGCTTGAAAAGATGCAGAAGGAAATGAATTAA
- a CDS encoding response regulator codes for MKCVLVVEDSPAIIGLIGFLLTTFGYVSRELGDWFEALKITIEARFLNAGCSRYISKPNDIDSFKSILYMCTSGCQVLWGIYTGSGPLRGMRNGKYFKVAVHKKV; via the coding sequence ATGAAATGTGTTCTTGTAGTTGAGGATAGTCCTGCAATTATAGGACTTATAGGGTTCCTTCTTACTACTTTTGGTTATGTGAGTAGAGAACTCGGGGATTGGTTTGAAGCACTCAAAATTACTATAGAAGCAAGGTTCTTAAACGCAGGGTGCAGCAGATATATCTCAAAGCCCAATGACATCGACAGCTTCAAATCAATATTATATATGTGCACAAGTGGATGCCAGGTATTGTGGGGGATCTACACAGGTTCTGGTCCTTTAAGGGGGATGAGGAATGGAAAATATTTCAAAGTCGCCGTTCATAAAAAGGTCTAA
- a CDS encoding tetratricopeptide repeat protein, translating to MEEKEEEKKKEKEKEKGKKGENHAVLFERYRQRLRDLDSELVTPEDEIVLKEAFRHAKEVLEPEELISWYINSAEPFYRSATWEVLLPMYKELLDTAERELGPEDPGTAAVLNGLAGIYRYMGKHEEALELFSRALNIREKVSGPEQPETGDTLGELGILYYVMDRQKEALLYYSRALEIQEKFLSPENPGAVRTLNRMAFLYKGMERPEKAEELFIRALGLLEKLAEKEPENKKVLAYTAGTLNNLGVLLSEMGKLEEAEERYGQALKLQENVYGKEHPQIAQTLNNLALLYFQTTRYEKALILYTRSLEIMETLGKTEHAGFATTLNNLAGVYVQKGRHEKALEFYTRALETRERILGPDNSEVAKTLNNLGELHRILGQHKKALPLYTRALKIYENTLGPTHPDVGTTLNNLAGLHESMEEYETAIDLYEKALDIIEKEYGPDHPYFKITRNNLLGLYEKMERSWRK from the coding sequence ATAGAGGAAAAGGAAGAAGAAAAAAAGAAGGAAAAGGAAAAGGAAAAGGGGAAAAAAGGAGAAAACCACGCGGTTCTGTTTGAAAGATACAGGCAGAGGTTAAGAGATCTGGATTCTGAACTGGTCACACCGGAAGATGAGATCGTCTTAAAAGAAGCCTTCAGGCACGCAAAAGAGGTTTTAGAGCCTGAAGAACTGATAAGCTGGTATATAAATTCAGCCGAGCCGTTCTACAGGTCTGCAACCTGGGAAGTACTTTTACCCATGTATAAAGAACTGCTTGATACTGCGGAAAGAGAACTGGGACCAGAAGATCCTGGAACTGCAGCTGTGTTGAATGGGCTTGCAGGGATTTACCGGTATATGGGAAAGCATGAAGAAGCCCTGGAGTTATTTTCAAGAGCCCTAAACATCCGGGAAAAAGTATCAGGTCCGGAGCAGCCTGAGACCGGAGACACGCTGGGTGAACTTGGAATTCTCTACTATGTCATGGACAGGCAGAAAGAAGCCCTTTTGTATTATAGCCGGGCTCTTGAAATCCAGGAAAAGTTTCTGAGCCCGGAGAATCCTGGAGCTGTAAGAACACTTAACAGGATGGCTTTTTTATATAAAGGAATGGAAAGGCCGGAAAAAGCGGAAGAACTTTTCATCCGTGCCCTCGGACTGCTTGAAAAACTAGCGGAAAAGGAGCCTGAGAATAAAAAAGTCCTGGCTTATACTGCCGGCACTCTGAACAATCTTGGCGTCCTTCTCTCGGAAATGGGTAAACTTGAGGAAGCCGAGGAAAGATACGGGCAGGCTCTAAAACTTCAGGAGAATGTATATGGAAAGGAGCATCCCCAGATAGCCCAGACCTTAAACAACCTTGCCCTGCTTTATTTCCAGACAACAAGGTATGAAAAAGCCCTTATTCTCTATACGCGTTCTCTTGAGATAATGGAAACTCTGGGAAAAACCGAACATGCCGGCTTTGCCACGACCCTGAACAACCTTGCAGGCGTCTACGTACAGAAAGGCCGCCACGAAAAAGCCCTTGAATTTTACACGCGAGCCCTCGAAACCCGTGAACGCATTCTTGGTCCGGACAATTCAGAAGTTGCAAAGACTTTAAACAATCTTGGCGAACTGCACAGAATCCTGGGCCAGCACAAAAAAGCCCTTCCCCTCTACACACGAGCCCTCAAGATTTATGAAAATACACTCGGCCCCACCCACCCCGATGTCGGAACAACTCTGAACAACCTTGCAGGCCTTCATGAAAGCATGGAGGAATACGAAACCGCAATCGACCTCTACGAAAAAGCTCTTGACATAATCGAAAAAGAATACGGTCCCGACCACCCATATTTCAAGATCACAAGAAATAACTTACTGGGCCTGTACGAAAAAATGGAGAGGAGCTGGCGGAAATAA
- a CDS encoding metal-dependent hydrolase: MLLFGHLGITLGIFFGLGIFIPRLRTIIDPRYLAIGAILPDLIDKPIGEVIFASTFANGRIIGHTLLFSLLLFIIGLYMYGKRRDIRGLSLTAGSFLHLFEDQMGLDPQTFLWPLFGWSFPRESRDYIGLEHLLEMLEESFHLEFLQNHMTEILGVVIGFVLVYYLSKKLIGNEEL, translated from the coding sequence ATGCTTCTCTTTGGACACCTAGGTATTACGCTCGGGATATTTTTTGGGCTGGGAATTTTCATACCCCGATTAAGGACTATCATAGATCCACGATATCTGGCAATTGGAGCTATTCTCCCCGATTTAATAGACAAGCCTATAGGCGAAGTAATCTTTGCTTCAACTTTCGCAAACGGACGCATCATAGGCCATACCCTGCTATTTTCCCTTCTTCTCTTTATAATAGGCTTATACATGTACGGAAAAAGAAGAGATATCAGGGGTCTCTCTCTTACAGCTGGCTCTTTTTTACATCTCTTTGAAGATCAGATGGGATTAGATCCTCAAACTTTTCTCTGGCCCCTATTCGGATGGAGTTTTCCCAGAGAATCAAGAGATTACATTGGACTGGAACATCTACTAGAAATGCTTGAAGAATCTTTTCACCTTGAGTTCCTGCAAAATCACATGACTGAAATCCTTGGAGTGGTAATAGGGTTCGTTCTGGTTTATTACCTGTCGAAAAAATTAATCGGAAATGAAGAACTTTGA